In Oscillospiraceae bacterium, the genomic stretch AGGGAGGTACTATGCCTCTTTGCTTAAACAGTGCAAATGAGGTTGCCGTTTCCTACTTTTTGAAAGGTAAAATCGGATTTTTGGATATTGAAAGAACTGTAGAAAAAATGCTTGAAACACACAAAAGATGTGATGATTTGTCACTTTATGATACTATTAAACTTGACGAAGAATTAAAATTAAAAACTATTAAATATCTGGAGGATTTAAATTGACTGCACTACTAACTGTTATTTATGCAATACTTCTTTTTTCAGTAATAATTTTTGTCCACGAAGCAGGGCATTTTATATTTGCCAAACTGTTTGATGTTTATGTTATCGAATTTGCAATCGGTATGGGACCATGCCTATTTAAAAAAAAGATAGGCGAAACTTTGTATTCCATACGCTTAATTCCTATGGGTGGTTATTGTAAATTAGAGGGGGAAGACGGGGAAAGCGATAACCCACGTGCTTTTTCAAATAAATCAAAAATTAAAAGGCTTATAATTTTATCTGCAGGGGCAATTATGAATTTGATTTTAGGATTTTTGGTTGTTTTAAGCCTTAATTTAGGATATTCTTCAGCCCCTTATGCAACCTTGGATATCGCAAATGTAATGGAGGGAACTCCTGCTTATACTGCAGGCTTAAAAGAAGGAGATAGAATTATTTCCTTAAACGGACATAAAGTAAATATCCGTTCCGAGTTTAGTGTATATAACGATAAAGAAACTATGGATATTGTAGTTAAAAGAGGAAACGAAAAGATAAATTTTAAAGTTACACCTAAAAGTTATCTTTTAGATGATAACGGAAATATCATAAAAGAAAGCAGTGAAGAAGGCTCATATAAACTTATCGGTATTGAATTTGCGACTAAAGAAAGAACATTTTTTAATACATTAAAATATTCTTTTTACGAGTCGGTATTTATAGGAAAATCAATTTTCTTGTCTTTAAAGGAACTCATAACAGGAAAAGCATCAGTAAATAATCTTTCAGGACCTGTAGGAATAGTTAATGAAATAAATACTGCCGCTAAAACAGGATTTTCTTATCTTTTATATCTGATGGCGCTTATAACCATAAATTTAGGGATTTTCAATTTGCTTCCAATCCCTGCGCTTGACGGAGGCAGAATTTTATTTATAATAGTTGAGTTTATAATAAGAAAGCCGGTTCCTCCTAAGTATGAAGGAATGATTCACGCGATAGGCTTTTTACTGCTTATACTCCTTATGATTTATGTAACAGGAAATGATATTATAAGAATTTTTATAAAATAGGTATAAAGGGAATGTTAAAAAACTCCAGACCGATTGTAGGGGAGGGCCTCCGTGCCCTCCCGTAAATGCAAAACGCAAAATGCAAAATGCAAAATGAAAGTAAAGATTTTTCTAAAAAATCTTTGAAATTAATACTTTTTGCTATGAACGAATTTAGCCACTCGACGTATCTTAATACGCCTTCGGGTAACCCAAAATCAAGGATTTTGGCTAAATTCATCCATTCTGAAGCTTTTTACCTATTCCCTATGTAAAAGTTTAGAGATACGGAAACAAAATACTTGACACTTTGCCTAAATACAGTGAAAGGAATGCTTCTTTAAAATGAAAGTTAAAATCGGAAATGTCTTTATAGGCGATAATGAGAAAGTTCTTATTCAGTCTATGACAAATACAGATACAAGGGACATTAAGAAAACTGTAAAACAAATAGATGAACTTACTGAGGCAGGATGCGATATTGTGCGCTGTACTGTTCCTGATATGGAGTCTGCTTACGCAATAAAAGAAATAAAAAAGCAAATAAAAATTCCTCTGGTTGCTGATATTCATTTTGACTATCGCCTTGCAATAGAATCGGTAAAAGCAGGAGTTGATAAGGTTAGAATTAATCCGGGAAATATCGGTGGATTTGACAAAGTCTGCGAGGTAGTAAAAGCATTAAAGGAAAGAAATATTCCTTTAAGAATAGGTGTTAATGCAGGGTCGCTCGACAAAAAAATCTTAGAAAAGTACGGGAAAATCTGCCCTGAAGCATTGGTCGAATCTGCAAAAGAGCATATTGATTTAGTAAACAGATGTGATTATGATAATATTGTTGTATCATTAAAATGTTCAAACACCCGTCTTACTGTTGACAGTTATCGGCTTTTTAATAAAAAGTTTGATTATCCTCTTCATTTGGGAATAACTGAAGCGGGGACAACTTATAATGGTATAATAAAATCTGCAGTCGGAATAGGTTCGCTTTTACTTGATGGTATAGGGGATACTGTAAGAGTTTCTTTAACTGCTGACCCTGTAGAAGAAATCAAAGCGGCAAAATCGATTTTAAGTGCTGTCGGGCTTTCTGAAAACTCGGTAAATGTGGTGTCCTGTCCTACCTGCGGAAGAACAAAGATTGATTTAATAAAAATTGCAAACATTGTTACTGATGCAGTAGAAAATATTAAAAAGCCTATAACAGTTGCAGTTATGGGATGTGTAGTAAACGGACCCGGAGAAGCTAAGGAAGCAGATATAGGAATAGCAGGCGGAGATGGGTGCGCAGTGCTTTTTAAAAAGGGCGAAATAGTAAGAAAAATTAAAGAAGAAGAAATTGCTGAGGTTTTACTTAGTGAAATTAACAAAATGTAATTTGGAAGGATAAAAAGATATGAAGTTAAGCGAGATATTTAATAAATCTCAAAAACTTATACAAAGCAAAGAAATCTTTGATGACAGCAAGGTTATAAACATACTCTTAAATAAAGAGTTAAGAAAAGCAGAAATATACTTAAAGTGTAACAAGATAGTATCCAAAGAACTTATATTTAATGTTGCTATGGATATAAAAGAGTCTTATCAGTTAAATGTAGTAAAAATATTTACCCGTTATGATAAAGAACTGTTTGATGAAAGTTACTATAAAGAGATTTTATATTACATAGAAAAAAAATATATGCACCTTTATTATTTTGTTAAGGATTCTAAACTTGAAATAGACGGAGATACCCTTAATATAATTTTAAAGGGTAACGGGGTTGATATACTCATTTACAATGAACTTGACAAAGCGATAGCCTCGTTGATTTCAGATGAGTTTTCTGTGTCATTTAAGGTGAAATTTATATCAAATATAAAACCAATGTCAGTTGAAGATAAAAATAAATTTCATATAGAAAAGCAAAAGGAAATAATTGACAGGATTGAAAGAATGCCTGTTGTTCCCGAAAAACCAAAAAAAGAGGAACCTAAAAAAACATATACATCTTTTAATAAGATTTCCTATAAAAAAATGGATATTTCATCTTTAAGTGCCGAAAGCGGTAAGGTTGAAATTGAGGGCGAAATATTTAAAATTGAAAGAAAAGATTTTAATAATTCAACAAAAGGGAAAGTTACATTTTTCGTAACCGACTATAAGAATTCCTGTATATGTCAAATTATGGATAAACTTGAAGTTTTAGATGATTTTCAGGCTGAGTTTAAAAAAGGCGATTATCTTAAAATTTCAGGGGAAATGATGTATGATAAATACTTAAGAGAAATTGTTCTTGATGCTAAATTTAAAAATTTAGAAAAAAAGAAAAAAGAAGTTAAAGTTGACAATTCGCCCGAAAAAAGAGTAGAACTTCATCTTCATACCAATATGAGTGCTATTGACGGGATAAATACAGTTGAAGAATATGCCGATTATCTTACAAATTTAGGACATAGAGCTTTGGTTGTAACTGACCACGGGGTTGTACAAGCGTTCCCCGATGCTTATTCCATTTGTAAAAAGAAAGGTTTAAAACTTGTTTACGGTGTTGAAGGCTATCTTGTTAACGATATGGAGGAAATTGTAAAGGGTGGCAAGAGCCAGAACTTAGACGGAGAATTTGTTGTTTTCGATATTGAAACAACAGGCTTTTCTGCTACGCAAAATAAAATAACTGAAATTGGTGCCTGTAAAGTAAGAAACGGAGAAATTGTTGACAGGTTTTCTTCCTTTGTAAACCCACAGGTTGAAATTCCTGCGAAAATTGTTGAACTGACAGGGATTACAAACGATATGGTTAAAGATGCACCTTTAATTGACGATGTCTTAAAAGATTTTCTTGCCTTTTGTTCTGATGTTCCTTTAGTTGCTCATAATGCGGACTTTGATGTATCTTTTATAAAACAAAATGCCCAAAATCTTAATATAGAATATATGCCTACATCGGTAGATACTCTTGCTCTTTCAAGAGTCCTTCTTCCTGAACTTAAAAAACATAAACTGAATATTGTGTGCGACCATTTAAAAGTAAATTTAAATGGCCATCATCGTGCAGTAAATGATGCAGAGGCAACTTCAGAAGTATTTATTAAGTTTATTAAAATGTTAAAGGAAAGAAATATAGAAGATATTTCCGATATAAACACAGGTATTGTAAATTCAGAAAGCGAACCATCATACAAGAAAACGGCTTACCATATAATAATCTTAGTAAAGGATAAAGTGGGGCTAAAAAATCTTTATAAACTTGTAAGTAAGTCACATATAGACTATTATTACAGAACTCCGAGAATTCCAAGAAGCGAACTTATAAAGCACAGGGAAGGGCTTATTATTGGCTCTGCCTGCGAAGCGGGGGAACTTTACCGTGCAGTTTTAGCAGGTAAACCTTTTGGCGAACTTATTAATATTGCAAAATTTTATGATTATCTTGAAATTCAGCCTCTTGGAAATAATCAGTATTTAGTTGAGAACAATACAGTAGCCGACAGGGAAGGTCTTATAGAACTTAATAAAAAAATAATTGATTTGGGAAAAGAACTTAATAAAAAAGTTGTAGCAACGGGTGATGTTCATTTTCTTACTCCTCAGGGTGCGCTTTACCGTTCTATTTTAATGTCGGGAAAGAAATTTAAAGATGCAGATAATCAACCTCCTTTATACTATAGGACAACAGAAGAAATGATGGAAGAATTTTTCTATCTTGACGAGAAAACAAAGTATGAGGTTGTTGTTAAAAATCCTAATGATATAGTTGATTTAATCGAAGAAACTTTTGAGCCTGTGCCGAGTGTCAAACATCCGCCTGTCATTGAGGGCGCAGCGGATGATATAAAAAATATGTCCTATAAGAAGGCCTATGAAATATACGGCGATCCTCTTCCTGAAATTGTAGAAAAAAGAATGGAAAAGGAACTTAATTCCATTATCAATAACGGCTTTTCAGTTATGTATCTCATTGCGGAAAAACTTGTTAAAAAGTCGTTAAGTGATGGTTATCTTGTTGGCTCGAGAGGGTCTGTTGGTTCTTCTTTTGTTGCGTTTTTATCAGGGATAACAGAGGTTAATTCCTTATGCCCTCACTATATATGCGAAGAATGTAAACATTCGGAATTCATTGAAGACGGAAGTTTCTCATCAGGATGCGATATGCCTGACAAACTATGCCCGAAATGTGGTAAAGTAATGAAGAAAGACGGCCACGATATTCCTTTTGAAACTTTCTTAGGGTTTGACGGGGATAAAGAGCCTGATATTGACTTAAACTTCTCAGGAGAATATCAGGGTACTGCTCATAAATATATCGAAGAATTATTTGGAGAAGGTCACGTTTTCAGAGCAGGCACAATTGGTACAATTGCGGATAAAACCGCTTTTGGTTATGTAAAAAATTATTACGAAGAACGCGGAAGAATAATGAATAATGCCGAACTTGAAAGGCTGGTTGTTGCCTGCACAGGTGCCAAAGCCACTACAGGTCAGCATCCGGGTGGTATTATGATTGTTCCCAAAGAGGATGATGTTTACGATTTTACACCTATACAGCATCCTGCCAATGATAAAGAAAGTGGCATTATTACTACTCACTTTGATTATCATAAACTTCACGATACACTATTAAAACTTGATATATTAGGACATGATGACCCTACTATGCTTAAAATGTTAAAAGATTTAACAGGACTTGATCCCCAGACTATTCCGCTTGGAGATAAGGATACTATGAGTCTTTTCACATCTCCGAAAGCATTGGGGGTTACTGAAGAACAAATAGGCTCTAAAACAGGGACTTACGGTGTGCCTGAATTTGGAACAAGTTTTGCACGTCAGATGCTTGAGGATATTCAGCCTAAAACTTTTGCCAGCCTTGTTAAAATTTCAGGACTTGCACACGGAACAGATGTATGGCTTAATAATGCTCAGGATATCGTTAAAAACAAAATTGCACCATTTGAAGAAACAATCTGTACCCGTGATGATATTATGACATATCTTATGCTAAAAGGGCTTCCTCCAAAAAGATCCTTTACAATTATGGAACAAGTTCGTAAGGGAAAAGGTCTTAAGGAAGAGGACGAAACCGAAATGAGAGAACATGGGGTTCCGGAGTGGTATATCGAATCCTGTAAAAAAATTAAGTATATGTTCCCTAAAGCGCACGCTGTTGCGTATGTTACTATGGGATTTAGGGTTGCGTACTATAAAGTTCACTACCCTATAGAATATTATACTGCATACTATTCGGTAAGAGCAGATGATTTTGATGCAGATATTATGACAAGAGGCAAGGAAAAAATAGAGTCTGTCCTTTCAGATTACTACAAAATTCCTAAATCATCTGCGAAAGAAAAGAATATTATAATAATTTTGGAAATATGCAAAGAAATGTATGAAAGAGGAATAGAGTTCTTACCTGTTGATTTATACAAATCAGATGACAAGAATTTCAAAGTGGAAGATGGCAAAATCCGTCCTCCGTTCACATCTATAAAAGGTCTTGGACTTTCTGCTGCACAGAATATTAAGGCGGCGCGTGACGAACAGGAATTCTTTACAAAAGAAGATTTTATGATAAGATCAAAAGTAGGGCAGTCGGTTGTTGATATGCTTGACAAACATAATTGTTTTAAGGATATTCCCGATTCTTCTCAGATTACATTCGGAATATAAATCCTTATAAGAACACCAAATTAAGGAAGGGTGATAATTTTGCTTGGTAATTCATTAAGTTTATGTAAAGATTATCTTAAAAAAGTTGTAAAAAGCGGAGATACTGTTATTGATGCAACTTGCGGAAACGGATATGACACTTTGTTCTTAAGAGAACTTGTGGGAGACGAAGGTAAAGTTTTCGGTTTTGATATTCAAAAAGTTGCACTGGATAACACTTATAATTTACTTAAATCTCACAATATGGAAAAAGGAGTATACTTAAATCTTGACTCTCACTCCGAACTTTCAAAGTATGTAAATGAAGAGGTTAAAGCAGTTGTTTTTAATCTTGGCTATCTTCCGAAAGGCAACCACGAGATTATGACTACTCCTGAAACAACAATTGTGGCAATAGAAAAATCTTTAGAACTTTTGTCTGATGACGGGATAATTGCAGTAATAATCTATCACGGAGGAGATTCAGGCTTTCACGAAAGAGATGAACTTATAAAATATTTTGAAAGGCTTAACAATAAAAAGTTTTCAGTTCTTATGCATAATTTTATAAATCAAATCAACTACCCGCCAATTCTTGTGGTGGTAGAGAAAAGATAAATTAAAGAGGGGTTTTAATTATGGAAAGAAAAGCTAAAATCAACTACTATCTGGACATTGCACAGGCTGTGCTTGAAAGAGGAACATGCCTTAGAAGAAATTACGGAGCAATTATCGTAAATAACGATGAAATCATATCGACAGGTTATACAGGTGCGCCAAGAGGCAGAAAAAACTGTATAGATTTAAATAGTTGCGCACGTATGCAACTTAATATTCCAAGCGGTGAAAGATATGAACTTTGCCGTTCAGTTCACGCTGAAGCAAATGCGATAATAAGTGCCGCAAGAAAAGATATGATAGGTGCAACACTTTATCTTGTTGGTAAAGAAATGTCAACAGGGGAACTTGTAAAAAATGCTACAAGTTGCTCAATGTGTAAAAGACTTATAATAAATTCAGGTATTGAAAGAGTTGTTGCAAGAAGCGGTAAAGATGAATATACAATTACTAATGTAAGAGACTGGATATATAACGACGATTCAATTGTCGGCGGCAGTCTTTGATTTTAGCCATTAATGATTCCGATATTACCAAAGGGGGGACTAATGATGGAAAACAAATCACTTTTTTTCGTAAGTTTGGAACAATTAAAAAATGAATTTAATCTTGAGGTTATTTACGAGGGAAGCGATTTTTCAAAAAGAAAGATTACCAGTACTGAACTTAACAGACCGGGACTTCCTATTGCAGGTTTTTTTGATTACTTCCAGAATGAAAGAATTCAGATTTTGGGAAGAGTTGAATATACTTATCTTTCCAACCTCACAAACGAAGAAAGATTTAACGCTATAAAGAAAATTGCTGAGTATAATGTACCTGCTATTATTATAACAAGAGGGCAGGAAGTTTTTCCCGAAATAGTTGAGGGCGCTAAAACAAATAATATTCCAGTTCTTCGAACAAACGAATCATCTTCTAAATTTATGGCGGCACTTATCAGTTATTTGAGTGTTGAATTGGCACCTCGTATCACAAGACATGGTGTTCTTGTTGAGGTATACGGAGAAGGTATGCTTATTTTAGGAGAAAGCGGCGTAGGAAAAAGCGAAACTGCAATCGAACTTGTAAAAAGAGGTCATAGACTTGTTGCAGACGATGCAGTTGAAATTAAGAGAGTATCAGATAAAACTTTAGTAGGAAATTCTCCTGATATAATTAAGCATTTTATTGAACTAAGAGGTATAGGAATTGTAGATGTAAGAAGAATATTTGGTATGGGTGCTATTAAAGAAACAGAAAAAATAGACCTTGTAGTTAATCTTGAAGTATGGCAAGAAAACAAACAGTATGACCGATTAGGACTTGTTACAGAATATACGGATATTCTGGGGCTTCAGATTCCATGCCTTAATATTCCTGTCCGTCCTGGAAGAAATCTTGCTGTTGTATTAGAAGTTGCGGCAATGAATAACAGGCAGAAAAAATTAGGATATAATCCTGCAGAAGAACTTAACAACCGTCTTATGAAAAAAATGGAGGAAGACGCAAACAATGTATAGCATAGAAGTTGACACACATATCCATAGCGTAATATGCGAGCACGCGTATTCAACAATTGAAGAAAACGCGATAGAGGCAGAGAAAAAAGGCCTTAAAGGTATTGCAATAACCGATCACGGACCGAAACTGTCTCCTTTTGACAATCATCTTCACTTTTATAATCTTGATATTATACCAAAAGTTTTTCATAATGTAAGAATATATAAAGGTGCAGAACTTAATATACTTGATGATAAAGGCAGTGTAGATTTAAAGGAAAGTTATCTTAAACGTCTTGACTGGGTAATGGCAGGTTTCCATAGTTTATGGGACTATCCGCTTTCGGAAGAGTTTATAAATAATGGTTATCTTAACATTTTAGAAAATCCGTATATTGACTGTCTTTCCCATATAGGTCAGCCAAAATTTAAGTGTGACTACGAACTTATAGTTAAAAAAGCAAAGGAATTTGGAAAAGTTATCGAAATAAATAACAACTCGTTTCATATACGTCCCGGCAGCGAAGAAAACTGCCTTGAGGTTGCACAACTTTGTAAAGAAAACGAAGTATATATAACTGTTTCTTCTGATGCCCATATTGCAACTATGATAGGCGATTATAATAAGGCATTTGATCTAATTTCCAAAGTAAATTTCCCAAAAGAACTTATTATAAACAGAAGTGTGGAAACTTTTGATAAATATCTTAAGATGAGAAAACAAAGAGTTTAATGAAAGGAGACTTTCTTTGAATATTTTATCTAAGTTAGAAAATATTACAGACAGGAAGAATATTCTTATAAATGAACCCTTAAAAAACCATACTACCTTTAAAATCGGAGGAAATGCCGATTATCTTGTTATGCCTAAAACAAGAGAAGAAATTGTAAATCTTATAAAATTCTTAAAAGATAACAGCATAAATTATTTTGTTATAGGCAACGGGTCAAATATCCTTGTAAATGACGATGGTTTCAGGGGTGTTATTATAAAATTAGGTTCACAGTTTTCAAGTGCAACTGTTTTGGGAAATAAAATTGTTTTAGATGCAGGTATTACGCTTAAAAAAATCTCAAACATTTTAACCAAAGAAGGCTTAAAAGGTTTCGAAGAACTTTCAGGAATACCAGGAAGTCTTGGCGGAGCAATTTATATGAATGCAGGGGCATACGGAAGAGAAATAAAAGATGTACTTTATGATGTTACTTTTATAAACAGTTTATGCGAAATTGAAACTTTAGAACTAAAAGATATAGAAATGAAGTACAGGGAAACTCTTTTTTCAAAAGAGAATCTTGTTGTTTTGGGTGCAACATTAATTTTGGAAAAAGGCGATAAAGAAGAAATTAAAAAAAGAGTAAGAGAAGTAACAAAAATGCGTGTTGATAAGCAACCCCTTAATTATCCGAGCGCAGGAAGTACTTTCAAAAGGCCCGAAGGGCATTTTGCAGGAAAACTTATCGAAGATGCAAACTTAAAAGGTTACACAGTCGGCGGTGCTAAAATTTCTAAAAAGCATGCAGGCTTTGTTATAAATTACAACAATGCTACTTTTAATGATGTTATAACTTTAACAGAGAACGTTAAAAAAGAAGTAAAGGAAAAATTCGGAGTAGAACTTGAACTTGAAGTGAAAGTTTTATAGAGGTAATACTATGTCATTTTGTAAAAAAGTAAAAAACGAAATATGCTCTGCTAAGTTGGAGAGAAATTGTTGCGTCAAAGCATTTTTAAATTCTGCTTTTGCGTTTTTTAATACGGTTTCTTCCGACAGAATAAAAATGAATATAGAAAGTAAAGAGGTAGCATCTTATTTAAATGAACTTATGGCTTCTTATTTTAAAGAGTATGACGACATTCAGTTTAAACCTTTAAAAAATCATAAAGGTTATACACTTGATATAAAAGATAAGGATACGATTTTATATATTGCTAAAAAACTTTCTTTATATAACAAAAGAACAAATCAGATAAGCGGAAATCTTAATGATGATTTTTCTATAAACCCATGCTGTCAGAGAATGGCGACTATAGGTGCCTTTTTAGTGTCAGGCTCAGTAACCAATCCGCAAAGAGCTTATCATTTTGAGATTTCCAACAGAAAAAAAGATAATCTTCACAAAATAAATGAAATTTTAGTAAGTATGGACTTCTTCCCTAAAATAATAAAAAGAGGCTCGGAATACGTGCTTTACATAAAAGAAAAAGAAATGATAGCAGATATGCTTAACTTCTTAAACTGTAAGGAAACTTTTTTTGAATATCACGATGCGATTATATTAAAGGATAAGAAAAATCAGTTGAACAGGCAGTTAAACTGCGAAAGTGCCAATATGGATAAAACGGTAAATGCAGCAGTTCATCAGATAATGGCAATAAGAAATTTAAAGGAATCGGGAAAATTTGATTTACTTTCTGATAGTCTAAAAGAAATAGCGAATTTAAGGCTTGAAAATCCTGACGCTTCTCTTACCGAACTTGCACAGTTATCTAAAACTCCTATAACTCGTTCGGGGATAAACCATCGTCTTAAAAAAATAATAGAATTTGAAGGAAAATAACAATGGGGAATTTTTGTCATTTGCACGTGCATACAAAGTACAGTTTGTTAGACGGGCTTTGTGATATTGACAATTTAATAAAAAAAGCAAAAACTCTGGGACAGGACGCTATTGCAATTACCGACCACGGTAATATGTTCGGTGCCATAGAGTTTTATAAGTGTGCAAAAAAAAATGATATAAAACCCATTATAGGCTGTGAAGTTTATGTCGCTTCAAAAAGCCGTTTTGAGAAAGACCCTAATGAAAAATATAACCATCTTATCCTCCTTTGTAAAAACAATGAGGGATATCATAATTTAATGAAACTTGTTTCTTTAGGCTCGCTTGAGGGATATTATTATAAGCCGAGAGTCGATTATGAACTTTTAATGAAATATTCGGAAGGGTTAGTATGTCTTACTGCCTGTCTTTATGGTGCTTTTTCTCAGGCACTTATAGATAATAATATTAATGAGGCAGAGGATGTTATTACTACATTAAAAAAAATATA encodes the following:
- the whiA gene encoding DNA-binding protein WhiA → MSFCKKVKNEICSAKLERNCCVKAFLNSAFAFFNTVSSDRIKMNIESKEVASYLNELMASYFKEYDDIQFKPLKNHKGYTLDIKDKDTILYIAKKLSLYNKRTNQISGNLNDDFSINPCCQRMATIGAFLVSGSVTNPQRAYHFEISNRKKDNLHKINEILVSMDFFPKIIKRGSEYVLYIKEKEMIADMLNFLNCKETFFEYHDAIILKDKKNQLNRQLNCESANMDKTVNAAVHQIMAIRNLKESGKFDLLSDSLKEIANLRLENPDASLTELAQLSKTPITRSGINHRLKKIIEFEGK